GCCTTCTTACCATTTCTAGCCACATTGACTGCAAGAGATAATGCAATGTTACTTTTACCTGAACTTGGAGGTCCGAAAACCTGAGTTATAGTACCCTTTTCAACCCCTCCCTCTAAAAGAACATCCAGTCTAGAGTTTGTTGGAATCTTACCATCATTATCAAAACTAGCTAAAGGCTTCATATATATCATTATGTAATTTAAAGATTATAAAAATTAACGTTTAGTGAAAACAGGTTTATCCGATGTTAAATCTACAATGGTTGAAGGATTATTGTTTTCAAGCTCCCCAACGTCAATAACTAAATCCACATCAACATCCAATTGTTTTAAAATATCTTCAGGATTATTCAAGGTTTCTTCATTAGTTAAATTCGCACTTGTAGTAATGATTGGGAATAAATTAGCCAGCTGACAAGCAATATTATAATCAGGAACCCTGACACCAACCTTGGTAAGGCCACCAGTAACTGTTCTTGGAACTACAGTTGTTTTGTTCAAAATAAATGTGTATGGCCCAGGCAAATATTTGTCGATGATCTTTTTATCCTCAACATCGACTTTAGCCACAATATCAATGGCCTTTTTTGAAGAAATTAAAATTGACAATGGCTTTAGGGGAGATCTGTTTTTAATCTGAAAAATCTTTTTAACAGCATTTCTATTGAAAATATTCGCTCCCAATCCGTAAACGGTATCAGTAGGATATAAGATAACCCCGCCATTAGCCATTACTTCAATAGCTTCCCCTATTATTGATTTATCGAAATTTTTTGTATCGGTCTTTAATATTTTCATGAAACTACCTAAAAATTATATATGAATAACTTCTTTATATATACTTATGCTTGAGAGTCTACGACCTTTTTTAACAAGAATTTTAAATCCAATCGCTGAAAAAATCAATATAAATCCAAATATCGTCACTTTGGTTTCTCCATTCATTGCGTTGCTTTCAGCCATTGCCTATGGAGAGAAAATAATACTTTTAGGTGCGACATTCATTCTTTTAAGCGGATTTTTAGATGTTGTGGATGGTGCAGTAGCTCGTTTTCATGGAAGAACCTCCAAATTCGGAGCTTTTCTTGATTCAACAATTGACAGAATAGCTGATGGAATAATCTATATTGGAATAATCTTCGGAGGCTATTGCGACTGGTTTATAGGAATTCTTGCAATACATTCTGCATTGACAATCAGCTATGTAAAAGCAAGAGCAGAATCACAAGGAGTAGAATGTAATGTTGGTATTGCAGAGCGTGCAGTTAGACTGATTATCCTAATGATTGGATCTGTTGTAGGATATCTAACGGCGCCAATCTATTTCACATACATAATCATATTTTTAGTGATCATATCATACATTACAGTTGTTCAAAGAGTTTATCATGTATGGAGGCAGTTGAAATGAGTAATCTAGAAAGTCCGGAAAAAATAGCCATAGACATTGCAAAATTAGAGAGAAACTTGAATCAGGTAGCCGACATTACCTTTGAAAATGAAGAAAAGGAAGTTTATGATAGGGCAGTAGACTATATGAATGATTCCAAGTATTATTTGGAAAAAGAGGATTATAGAACTGCATTCGGCTGTATCGAATATAGCCATGGGCTTTTAGATGCCCTTCGTATGATTCATGGATTGATTTAAAAAAAGAAAAGAGACTAGTGAATTTTGATTTCACTGTCCAAAAGAGAATCATCAGCGTCGGCCTTGATCTTGCCGTCCAACACTTCAATGACCCTATCAGCCAATCTGGCAACATCCATATCATGAGTAACCATAATCAAAGTTACATTCTCTTCCTTATGGAGCTTGTTTAGCTGTTTTAAAATCTTGTTACTTGTTTTTGAATCCAATGACCCTGTTGGTTCGTCAGCCAAAATAATGGATGGTTCATTAGCCAAGGCACGTGCAATAGCAACCCTTTGACGCTCACCACCGGACAACTGATTAGGAAGCATTTTAGCCTTATCCCCCAGTCCGACAATATCCAATAAGTGAAGAGCCCTTTCACGCATCTTTTTTGAGCCCCATTTCTTGGTAAACATAGGAATCTCAACATTCTCAACAACTGACAAGTTTGGAATCAAATTATGAAGCTGGAAAACAAAGCCTATCTTGTCAGCTCTAAACTCGTTTAATTTCTTATTGGATTCCAAATTATAGCCAGCAACAGAAATTGAACCTGAATCTGGAGTATCAAGAGCACCCAACATGTTAAGAAGAGTGGATTTTCCAGAACCTGAAGGTCCGATAATAGATACAAACTCTCCTTCCTCGATTGTAAGATTAATGCCGTTTAAAGCCTTGATATTTCCGTCTTCATAAGTTTTAACCAAATCTTTAATTTCAACAATATTGCTCATAGATAACACCTACTCATACCTCAAAGCTTCAGTCGGAGGCAATTTCATTGCTTTCATAGCAGGGAATATTCCACCAATTATTCCGACTGCAATGGCTATGATGAATGCCTGTGCAAATGTCTGTAATGTGAATATAGGAGTTATGCCAATCATTGGCCCTGCAATTGTAACAGCAACATATCCTATAATGGATCCTAGAATAGCTGATAAAATAGTAATAACAAGAGATTCACCTACAATCATTAGTAAAATTCTTTTATTGGACCATCCTACTGCTTTTAAAACTCCAATTTCACGAGTTCTTTCAAATACTGACATCAGCATTGTATTGATAATGCCCAAACCACCAACAACGATAGCTAAAAGAGAAATCGCAAGAGATGCTGACTTTAACATATTCAACATGTCAGCCATTTGATTCATTTCCATGACAGAAGACACTGTTGTAATATTTTCACCATATTTTTCATCTATCCTGTCTGCAACTTCTTTAGGGTCAGATTCCTTATCCACCACAACATAAACGTTACTTATGCTGCCCTCATCACCAGAAATCTCACCGACTTTTGAAATTGATGTGAAAGCACCCCCGTCACTTCCCTGATCACCTGATTCAAAGGTTCCCACTATTTCAAATTTTTCTCCATTAACAGAAACGGAATCCCCTATTGACAGATTCTTATTTTCAGCAAAAATTTTACCAACGACTATTTCAGATGAATTTTCCTTGAATATTCTTCCACTGGTTATTTCCATTTCTGCAGCATCGGTTGCATTTGCATTTATTCCTATCAACGTAAACATTGGATTTCCATCAACGTTTGTAAGAGTTACATAAATAGGAAATGTGCTGTTTACTCCTTCTACTGATGCTATTATGCTGGTCCAGTTGGAACTGATCGTATTGGTTCCGTAGGCAGTGTTACCTGAATCTTTTCCAGTTACGGTAAAGTCGGCTCCACCTGCATGAATTGTGTCTTCAAAGGTACCAACAAGTCCATCAGTAATACCTCCAAGTGCTACGATTGTAGTTATTCCAATACAAATTCCCACAATAGCTAGAATAGCGCTTGTTTTCCTCCTGAAAGGATTTTTAAGAATTAACTTTAAAAACGACATTTAAATTTCACCATTTTTTATAAAAACACGCAATATATAAAAATTATATGATATAAAATTTAAATGTTTTGAAAAAAAGAAAAAAAGAGACTAGTGAATTTTGATTTCACTGTCCAAAAGAGAATCATCAGCGTCAGTCTTAATCTTGCCGTCCAACACTTCAATGACCCTATCAGCCAATCTAGCAACATCCATATCATGAGTAACCATAATCAAAGTTACGTTTTCCTTTTTATGAAGTTCATTGAGCTGTTTTAAAATCTTGTTACTTGTTTTTGAATCAAGAGAACCTGTGGGCTCATCAGCCAGAATGATTGAAGGCTCGTTAGCCAATGCACGTGCAATAGCTACCCTTTGACGCTCACCACCAGACAACTGGTTTGGCTTCATTTTGGCCTTATCCTCCAGTCCAACAATATCCAACAAGTGAAGAGCCCTTTCACGCATCTTTTTTGAGCCCCATTTCTTGGTAAACATAGGAATCTCAACATTCTCAACAACTGACAGGTTTGGAATCAAATTATGAAGCTGGAAAATGAAACCTATCTTGTCTCCCCTGAACTCATTTAATTTCTTGTTGGAAGTTAAATCGAAGCCGGCAACGTTAATGTATCCACTGTCAGGAACATCCAAAGCACCCAACATGTTTAAAAGAGTGGACTTGCCGGAACCTGAAGGCCCAATGATAGATACGAACTCACCATCCTCAATAGTGAGGTGGATGCCGTTTAAAGCTTTGATATTTCCCTTTTCATATGTTTTAACCAAATCTTTAATCTCAACAATATTGCTCATATATATCACCTACTCATACCTCAAAGCTTCTGTCGGAGGCAAGCGGACAGCCTTGATAGCTGGATAGACCCCTCCGATTATACCGACGATTATAGCAATTGAAAATGCCTCGACAATTGTTTGTGGTGTAAATATTGCACTCATTCCACCGAGAATGTTAAGGCTCATGAAGATTTCAACACCAATGATACCGACAATGGTACCTACAATGGCTGCAGCAACTGTCAATACTATTGACTCTGCAATAATCATCATCAAAATCTTTTTATTGGACCAACCTACAGCCTTCAAAACACCAATTTCACGAGTTCTTTCAAGAACAGACATGAGCATAGTGTTAATGATTCCAACACCACCGATTACAATAGCCAACAATGAAATACCGAATGAAACACCATGAAGCATATCAATCAAGTCTTTAGCCATCCCCAAGTCAGAAAGTGAGGAAATGACGGTTATGTTATCGTCATATTTATCCTCCAATGCATCTCCAACCTCTTCAGGCTCCATTTTAGGATCTACCTTAACAAAAATGGAAGATATGTTTCCCTCATCATCCATTAAATCCTGCATGTTGTCCAAAGTCATGAAATAACTCATATCCTGATTGGAATTACCTGATTCGAAAATTCCAACAACCTTGAATGTTTCATCTCCGATTGTTATCTCATCCCCGACAGTCACATTGTTTGTTTCGGCAGTTACCTTACCTGCAATGATTTCCTTAGCATCGCTATCGGCGAAGATGTGGCCTTTTATTATATTCAATTCTGCAAACTTAACATCACTAGGATTTATTCCAACCAATGACATTATCTTGTTATCGTGTGGAATTGTACTTGAATATACTCCAACCGCTTCAGTGACTCCCTTTTCTTTTTTAATTTTATCAACCCAGCTTTCATTTAGTTTCGTAGTTCCAAACATGGAGGATTGATCAGAAACGGAAGTGGAACTGGAACCTGTAATTGTAATGTCAGTACCTCCTGAATGAAGAGTATCCTCCGCACTAGCTATTAAACCATCAGTAATTCCACCAAGAGCAACAATAGTAGCAATGCCAATACCAATACCGACAATTGCCAGAAATGCCCTGGTCCTATTCCTAAATGGATTTTTTAAAATTAACGATAAAAATGACATGACTAATAATATGTGAATATATTTATATAAATGTAATTATGTGTTAAAAAGAGCCAATAACGTATCAATAAGCATATTACATGCTGTTTGTTAAAAGAATTAAAAGAAATCAAATAGCAATAAATCGGCATTTGCCAATCTTAAAAAAATAAGAGATTAAAAAAATGTTAATTATTCAAGACCGTCATTCAAGCCGTTGTTATTCTTATCCATCCAGGAATACTCCTCAGGATACTTTTCATACAATTTCTGATTTGCATAATCTGACCCTGGGCTTGACTGATAGTATGGATTTTTTGCACAGCTTCTGCAAACTTTACCTTGAGTATAATCATCATTTGCTTCTGATGCTGATAGTGCTGCCCCACAAATGGCACAGTAGCCATATGCCCCACTATTCTTGCTTGAAGAACCTGAACTTATGTCTTCAGTTACATTTGTAATGTTCTCTGTAACGTTGGTCGTATTGTTGGCAACATTTGCGTTTTTAGATTCTGCATTGCCAGTTAAGATTACAAAAGAAGCGCATAAAGCCATAGCAATAACTATCACGGATATCAAAATAGCAATGCCTGTTTTTTTATTCATTATATCTTAAAAAAAAAGTTAAAAAGAATAATTAGTTAAAATTATTCCATATCTTCAAATCTTTCTTCGAGTTTTTCCATTACACCAGGCAATGAAGTGTATTCCATTTCTTCAGCAGGTAATCTGTGAGGTTCAAATGGACCATGTCTTCTGATGTAACTTGCAATTAAAGCTGCTTCTTCTCTGGTAGGGTCGAAAGCAGGGTCATCGAACAAGTCTACAGGACCAATTAATTGACCATCAGCAACTTGGAAACCTAAACCAATTACTCTTGGAGGTCCGTCGAATCTGATCGGGTTTGCATCTTCTTCAGATACAGGCATTAAAGGACCGTTGTGAGATCCCCTCATCCATCCACTTACCATGTGAGGGAATGCAAATGGTTCAACTACTTCACCGTTAGCTGGGAATCCTGATTGTGCTCTTACAATAGCTGCAGGGTCATCTTTACCTACATATTCTCCAGCCATTAAGTTTAATCTTTCAGTACTTATTGCAGCTGCAATTTCACCGTTTTTCTTCCATACTCTTTTAATTACGTATCTTCCAGTAGAACCAATTAAAGCAAGTAAATCATACATTTCTTCAGGACAGTCTAAAATAACTTTTCTGTGTTCGATTACATCAAATACTTCGAATTTGAAACCATCGTGTAAACTTGGGTCAATAACAAGACCTGCAGTGTTAAATGGATCTGCAAACATTTTGAAAATAGGCATGTTAAATGCACCAGGTTCGGTTTTATCACAGCAGAATACCAATACAGGATCACTTGGTCTTTCTTTGAATTCCATTTCAGCTACACCAGGACCCATACCTTTAATGTTTCCTGAGAAGGTATCAGATAATAAATCTTGACCTGCACCATATAACTTTAATTCACGTGCTCTTTCAGTAGCTTTCATAAAAGCGTTATAAGCTGTTTCGTGTACTTCTTGATTTTCTTCACCATTTTGGTGAGCCATTATCAAATCAATGTCGTCTCCACAACGGCTTATATAATAATCAGTTAAAATACCAGATTCTAAAGCATCGTTTAATACATCGTCACAAATATCCATTAACTCAGGATGAGCAACACAGTGTCCAGAAACACTTCCAATATCTGCTTTGATTACACTAATAGTTGTTTTCATTTTCAAAACACCTCAAAATTATTAGATTTCACTTGTAAGTGAATTATAAGCATTAACTATTGTAAAAATTTAAGATATAACTTAAAAATTTACTAGTTACTATACATTATTTATTTTTGATTTGTATAGTATTTAATTATTATGTTTTAAAAGAATAATAAAAAAGAATTAAAATAAAATTATTCTTTAGAAATATTATTGAAAGCCTCTTCTACTGCCTCCTTTTGATTCATTGAATCTTTTGCTTCGTTTACCCTTTCAATATCCGCCTTGGTTTCAGGATACCTAGGAGCTGCATCGCAACCCCCATCGTCGACTTTGGATATCTCAAAGGTACCTATCTTTTCAGCTATCTTTTGAATTTCTGATTTGTCCAAACCAATCAAAGGACTCAATATAGGATATTCAGAGTCATTTCTAGTGGCCAATATGTTGGCAAGTGTCTGGGAAGCCACCTGGCCTACACTGCTACCATCAACAAGAGCCAAAGCCCCTGTTTTTTCTGCAAGCTTTGAAGCAACCTGATACATTCCTGATTTACATAGAACACAGGTCATTTTCTCAGGAGCATCATCTTTACATTTCTTTAAGTAATCTCCAAACTTAACAATTCTTTTCTGTATTGGAACGCCAGCAGCATATACATTCAATGCATCAACCAAATCATCGAATTTTTCACGTGACTTTGGTTTGGTATAAGGTTCTGCATCAAAATGAAGGGCGATAACCTCACATCCCCTTTTCATCATCATATAAGTAGCTACAGGGGAATCTATTCCGCTTGATAACAATGATATTACCTTACCTTGAGTTCCTAAAGGCAAACCTCCAGGCCCTTCAACCTTTTCATGATAAATGAATGTTTCATTATCCCTTATTTCAACGTATATTGTTAATTCCGGATTTGTCAGGTCAACGGGACAACCCACCTTACGCACCACCACGGCTCCACAATGACCAGCCATTTCCTGAGATGTGAAGTCATGATTTCCAACACGCCTGCATTTGATTGCAAATGTTGTTTCGGAGGTTAGAATTCCCCCTTCCAATAAAACATCAACATATTTTTCAAGTGTAGAATCAATATCCTCAGTATTGGTGTATGTTGTAACGGCAGGAGAATATGAAACAATACCGAATATCTTATTTAATTTATTGAGTGTTTCTTCCATGTTTTTCGGATAAACATAGATTCTTCCCTGGCTCCTCTCAACTTCACAATCGCTGGCCGCCTTTATGTTCTTTACCAGCTTTCTTTCAAATCTTGATCTTACCTTCGGACTTTTAAGACCGATTTCCCCATATCTGACAATTATTAAAGTATAATCCACATAATCACCTAATTCAACAAATTTAAATGTTTAGCAACCACTTTCAGTGTGGAACCTTGGAGCAATACTGACATACAGGTGATAACCATAACCGTATTTAGCAATGTCATCGCATCAGGTATTTGTGCAACGAGCGGATAGAATGCAAATACGATAGGGATTGCACCTTTAACACCAGCCCATGAAATAAATGTCTTTGCCCTCATATTCAGCTTAAACGGAGCCAATGTGATTAGAACGGCAATCGGCCTTGCGACAAATATCAAAACGATTGATATTATTAATGCAGGGACGAAAACTGTCAGCAATTCTGAAGGATCTGTGAATGCCCCTAACAATATGAACATTATAATCTGCATAACCCAAGCAAATCCGTCGAAAAATGACAGCTGCAACTCTTTATATTTGATTTTACAGTTACCTATAATGATTCCAGCTATATATACTGCCAAGAATCCGTTTCCGCCAAAGTATTCTGTTATCGCATAGGATAAAATTGCTGCAGACACCAGCAAAACAGGATATAAACCTTCAATAGGCAATTTTAACCTTGCAAGAAATATTGAAAGTCCTTTTCCTAAAAGAGCACCTCCAATAAATCCTACAACCAAGGATACTATGAACTGTATAACAATTTGCACCATTGAAGTTTGAGGGTGCAATATCAAGTGGATGATTGAAATTACAATAATATAAGCCATCGGATCGTTTGTACCACTCTCCAGTTCCAGAATATTGTCCAAATCGTACTTGATTTTCATGTTCTGAGTCCTGAAAATGGAAAATACGGCAGCAGCATCTGTAGATGAAACTGTAGCTCCCAAAAGCAAGGACAACATCAAATCCATATTGAAAATATAATGTACGGACAATCCAACCACAATAAAGGTTATGAAAACCCCAACTGTAGACAATGAAATTCCTTCCTTCAAAACGGGCTTTATATGACCGAAACTAGTATCCAAACCACCAGAAAACATGATTGTTATAAGAGCAAAGATACTAATCGATTGAACCAAGTTATAATTACTAATCGAATTCTGAACAAAACGTCCAGTATCCAAAAAAATTCCTAAAAATAAAAATACAACAAGTATTGGAACTCCAATCTTTGAAGTGAACCTAGTGAACAGCACACTTGCAAAAAGAACCAAACCTGCTAATAATAATAAAAAATGTATATCCATCATTATACCAAGCATATATATTAATGATATTATTTATATTTGGTATGATATATAATTTTTTGCAAAAAAAAATAAAAAAGGAAAACGATTAGATTAAGCCAATAGCTGTCTCTAATGCTTCTTCCATTTTCTCCTTATTCGGACCTGCACCTTGTGCCAATGTCAAGCGGCCACCACCGCCACCACCAAGAAGTCCAGCTGCCTCCTTGATAATATCGTTTATTTTGATTCCATCATCAATAGCTTTTTGAGATGCAGCACCAACAATCTTACCGTCATTATTTCCAATGACTGCAACATCTGCCTTGTCATTGTCGGTGAAATCAGTGGCAATCTTTTGAAGTTCCTTGAAATCGGCATCGATTAGTTGTTTGATGACTCTCAAACCGTTGATCTCATCAACATCATCACTTAATGAATTCATCTTGAGAGATGCGATTTCTGATTTTAGCTTATCGATTTCGTTTTTCTGAGCCTTCCATTCACTGAAGAACCTGTCACAGGTTTTAGGCAACTGTTCAGCCTCAACCTTGAATATTTCGGAACTTTTTGATAGAAGATCGTTTTCATGCTGTATGGAGTTGACTGCAGCAATACCTGCTGAGAAATCAATTCTTTCAACACCATCCTGAACCCTTTCGGTCTTGTTGATCTTAATAGGTCCTATATCACCAGTTCTTGGAATATGAGTACCTGCACATGCCTGAACATCAATTCCAGGAACCTTAACAACACGAATTACTCTTCCAGGAACTATACCTCCCTGATAGAGTCTGAATCCGTAAAGCTGCTCTGCCTCATCCCTTGAATGGAACTGAATATCCAGCTCAATATTGTCCATTACAAATTCATTAGCTATTCTTTCAATTTCATTGATTTCTGATTGTGAAATTCTCTTATAATGAGACAAGTCAATCCTTGAACGTTGGATTCCTTTTTGTGCACCTGCTTGCCAAATATGATCTCCAAGAACTTCTTTTGCAGCAGCTACGATTAAGTGAGTGGCTGTGTGATGGCGTGCAAGAGTTATTCTCCTATCCCAATCAATAACCCCATTGATTTTCTTACCAATCAAGTCATTCAAGACATCTTCGGAGAAATCGTCATTGTCTGCAACGACATGGTGAAGAACCACATTGTTTACCTTTTCTGCATAGTCGATTTCATATTCCACATCATCATAAGATATTTTACCTATATCTGAAGGTTGACCTCCCCCTTCAGGATAGAATGTGGTTTTATCAAAGACCAAAGCCAATTTACCGTCTTTTTCAATAACATCCAAAACTTCAGCTTCAAATTCTTGTTGTTCGAAGTCTTGATAGAACAGCAATTCGGTTTCCGGACAATCAAAGTTAAACAAGTCTTTTTTAGCAACCTTGTCTTTTTCATGTTCATTTGCAACAAGTGTAAAGAAATTATCAGGAACATTAACTGTGAAGTTCATTGATTTTCCAATCTCTTCAACTGTTTCTGGAGGAATTCCATTTGCATCGTAAACCTCAATAAGTTTTTCCAAAGGCATTTCTTCCACATTGTCTTTTTTAAGCTTTTTAATTAGTCTGGAAACTATACTTCTTCCTTTTTTAATAGTGGTTTGATACCTTTCCTCTTCTAGAGATATGATGTTCATGATATGATCTTTAGATTCTTCAATTTCAGGATAAAACTTGGTTAAAAATTCCAGCTGAATCTCCATTACTTCAGCTAAAGATTCTTTCATGTTAAGCTCTTTCATGAATCTAATGGTTCTTCTTAAAACCAAACGAGCCAAATAACCTTCTTTTACATTGGATGGAATAATACCGTCAGCCAACATGAATGCAAGACAACGAGTATGATCAGCTATGATGTAAATTGCTTCCATAGGTTCGGCTGACTCTAGAAGTTCCTCCAAGGAAATTCCTAAACTATCTGCAACCTGTTGACGCAACTCTTTGATGTCCCCAATATCTTCAATATCCATCATTCCTGCAATTTCCGCATTACGTGAAAGAATTTCGGTGTTTAGTTTAACGTCGGTCAATTCCATCAGCTTATTAACAACAGGTGCAAAACAGGCGTCATATGCAGTAGGAGTTCCTTGACTGATCCATGCGATTCTTTCAAGCCCATAACCTGTATCAACTACCTTGATTGGAATTTCTTTTTTGTCACCGTTTTCAAGGGTTTCATATTGTATGAAAACCAAAGTGGCCAATTCCACTCCTCTAACGCAGACTTCATAACAAGGTCCTTCATTACCTCCTCCGCTCCACCAGGATTTGATGAAGGTAATTTCCTTAGTGTCCATTCCGATATATTTGAAGAACTCGTGACAGAGCCTTATTGTTTCATCTTCCCAGTAAATAAACTCGTCTTCCGTATTGATAACTGTATGTGACCCCATTGTAAAACATGTCATGTGCCTACCTGTTCTTCCAACGTTGTCCACATCGTTCAAACGAACGGAAGGTTGAGCTACTTCAAGAGGATTAGCAGGAGGTTTTACTAAACCAGATGTTACCCATGGTTGGAAACAGAAAATGGAAGCTCCTACTAAAAATACGTCATCTCTCCATCTTTTTGCTAAAATTGGATAACGTGATATATGAGTATGGCCTTCTTTTTCTAAAAATTCTCTAAAAACTTGTTGGATTTCATAAAGAGTGTAAGGCTTATCAGTTGCAGGATTTCCAATAAATGAATACTCATCACAAGGAGCATCACCACAAGTGTTCCTATCAATCTGAGAATAAAACTCCTGTCCACAAGTTTCACACTTTTGAAGTTTATATCCTAATTTTTCAAATATTTCTACCATAATATCAGCTTAAAAAAGTAAATCATTATAATATTTATTTTCAACAATAATAATATTTACTAGTTTTATATGTAATTATCAAACAGCCCATAATAAGTATTTCTACCTCTCCCTAACTTTTTAATTAGATTCTTGTCGTTGAGCTTCTTTAAGTAAACATAAGATGATTCCATATTTCAAATTCATAGTCCTCCCTCATTCAATAAAATAATTTTTCCCGAAATATCAAGCTATTCCATTTATGGTAATGAAAGGGTAATGATTAATTTGAAAAAATAGCTAAAAACTCTTAAAAACTAAAAATAATGCTTAGAAATCCATATTTTAAAATAGATTCTAGGAATGATTAAGCTGAAAATATGCGAAAATAAGGTAATGAAAGGGCAATTATTAAAAAAAAAGTTCAAAAATTAATAATTCCTCCAATATTCATAAGTGAAATTTCTAATGTGGCAGCACATCCCAACTCCATTAATTTTTCCAATCTGCCATCTTTTGAAGCTCCCATTAATTATTGATATTGATGTATTAAGAACTTTGATCATGAGGCTTTACCCATCAAATTCAAGTATATGAATATATTTATTATCCTAAAATACCAAAATAATCAATAATGAACATTATTAGAAAAAATTTAACATATTACTCCGGCTGTTTTTTAATGGGCTGTATTTTTGCGATAATCGTATGGTTATTTTTGAAAACTATGAATATTGGAACAAATCTTTTATGGAATATTCTTCCCAATTTCTCAGGTTTAAAAATATATCCAATTATAACATGTTTGATTGGAGGATTGATTTTAGGCTTAGTTAAAATGAAATATGGCGAAACAATTTACGAAATGGATGTTTTGATTAAAAAAGTCAAAAACAAGGAAAAACTAAAAAGCGAAAATATTATTGTCATATTCATAAGTGCATTGATTCCCATAATTTTTGGAGGAAGCATTGGTCCTGAAGCAGGGTTATGCTGTATTATAATAATTCTTTGTATTTGGATAAGCAAGTACATGGCCTTCTTTAACAAAAATGTTTATGAAATTTGTGATGCAGGTATAAATTCTGTTTTCACTTTAATATTTTTAGCACCATTGTATGGTCTGGTGGCACCTATAGAAAATGAAATAAATACCAAAAAGAAAATGTATAGTAATTTAATATGTATCTTTGGAGCT
The genomic region above belongs to Methanobrevibacter sp. and contains:
- the fbp gene encoding fructose-1,6-bisphosphate aldolase/phosphatase, which translates into the protein MKTTISVIKADIGSVSGHCVAHPELMDICDDVLNDALESGILTDYYISRCGDDIDLIMAHQNGEENQEVHETAYNAFMKATERARELKLYGAGQDLLSDTFSGNIKGMGPGVAEMEFKERPSDPVLVFCCDKTEPGAFNMPIFKMFADPFNTAGLVIDPSLHDGFKFEVFDVIEHRKVILDCPEEMYDLLALIGSTGRYVIKRVWKKNGEIAAAISTERLNLMAGEYVGKDDPAAIVRAQSGFPANGEVVEPFAFPHMVSGWMRGSHNGPLMPVSEEDANPIRFDGPPRVIGLGFQVADGQLIGPVDLFDDPAFDPTREEAALIASYIRRHGPFEPHRLPAEEMEYTSLPGVMEKLEERFEDME
- the thiI gene encoding tRNA uracil 4-sulfurtransferase ThiI, with the translated sequence MDYTLIIVRYGEIGLKSPKVRSRFERKLVKNIKAASDCEVERSQGRIYVYPKNMEETLNKLNKIFGIVSYSPAVTTYTNTEDIDSTLEKYVDVLLEGGILTSETTFAIKCRRVGNHDFTSQEMAGHCGAVVVRKVGCPVDLTNPELTIYVEIRDNETFIYHEKVEGPGGLPLGTQGKVISLLSSGIDSPVATYMMMKRGCEVIALHFDAEPYTKPKSREKFDDLVDALNVYAAGVPIQKRIVKFGDYLKKCKDDAPEKMTCVLCKSGMYQVASKLAEKTGALALVDGSSVGQVASQTLANILATRNDSEYPILSPLIGLDKSEIQKIAEKIGTFEISKVDDGGCDAAPRYPETKADIERVNEAKDSMNQKEAVEEAFNNISKE
- a CDS encoding potassium/proton antiporter, encoding MDIHFLLLLAGLVLFASVLFTRFTSKIGVPILVVFLFLGIFLDTGRFVQNSISNYNLVQSISIFALITIMFSGGLDTSFGHIKPVLKEGISLSTVGVFITFIVVGLSVHYIFNMDLMLSLLLGATVSSTDAAAVFSIFRTQNMKIKYDLDNILELESGTNDPMAYIIVISIIHLILHPQTSMVQIVIQFIVSLVVGFIGGALLGKGLSIFLARLKLPIEGLYPVLLVSAAILSYAITEYFGGNGFLAVYIAGIIIGNCKIKYKELQLSFFDGFAWVMQIIMFILLGAFTDPSELLTVFVPALIISIVLIFVARPIAVLITLAPFKLNMRAKTFISWAGVKGAIPIVFAFYPLVAQIPDAMTLLNTVMVITCMSVLLQGSTLKVVAKHLNLLN
- the alaS gene encoding alanine--tRNA ligase gives rise to the protein MVEIFEKLGYKLQKCETCGQEFYSQIDRNTCGDAPCDEYSFIGNPATDKPYTLYEIQQVFREFLEKEGHTHISRYPILAKRWRDDVFLVGASIFCFQPWVTSGLVKPPANPLEVAQPSVRLNDVDNVGRTGRHMTCFTMGSHTVINTEDEFIYWEDETIRLCHEFFKYIGMDTKEITFIKSWWSGGGNEGPCYEVCVRGVELATLVFIQYETLENGDKKEIPIKVVDTGYGLERIAWISQGTPTAYDACFAPVVNKLMELTDVKLNTEILSRNAEIAGMMDIEDIGDIKELRQQVADSLGISLEELLESAEPMEAIYIIADHTRCLAFMLADGIIPSNVKEGYLARLVLRRTIRFMKELNMKESLAEVMEIQLEFLTKFYPEIEESKDHIMNIISLEEERYQTTIKKGRSIVSRLIKKLKKDNVEEMPLEKLIEVYDANGIPPETVEEIGKSMNFTVNVPDNFFTLVANEHEKDKVAKKDLFNFDCPETELLFYQDFEQQEFEAEVLDVIEKDGKLALVFDKTTFYPEGGGQPSDIGKISYDDVEYEIDYAEKVNNVVLHHVVADNDDFSEDVLNDLIGKKINGVIDWDRRITLARHHTATHLIVAAAKEVLGDHIWQAGAQKGIQRSRIDLSHYKRISQSEINEIERIANEFVMDNIELDIQFHSRDEAEQLYGFRLYQGGIVPGRVIRVVKVPGIDVQACAGTHIPRTGDIGPIKINKTERVQDGVERIDFSAGIAAVNSIQHENDLLSKSSEIFKVEAEQLPKTCDRFFSEWKAQKNEIDKLKSEIASLKMNSLSDDVDEINGLRVIKQLIDADFKELQKIATDFTDNDKADVAVIGNNDGKIVGAASQKAIDDGIKINDIIKEAAGLLGGGGGGRLTLAQGAGPNKEKMEEALETAIGLI